A section of the Roseovarius sp. W115 genome encodes:
- the argC gene encoding N-acetyl-gamma-glutamyl-phosphate reductase, with the protein MTHKIAILGASGYTGAELIRLIATHPNMDIIALGANSKAGQSMAQVFPHLRHLDLPDLVKIEDIDFTKVDLCFCALPHKTSQEVISALPHDLRIVDLSADFRLRDPEAYETWYGNPHSAVEMQGEAVYGLTEFYREAIAKARLVAGTGCNAATGQYVLRPLIADGVIDLDDIILDLKCGVSGAGRSLKENLLHAELSEGYHAYALGGTHRHLGEFDQEFSAIAGREVKIQFTPHLIPANRGILATGYVKGDPDAVYASLQNAYADEPFIEVLPMGEAPSTRHIRGSNFCHIGVSRDRIEGRAIVVAALDNLTKGSSGQALQNANLMLGEDETVGLMLAPVFP; encoded by the coding sequence ATGACCCACAAAATCGCCATTCTGGGCGCATCCGGCTATACCGGTGCGGAGCTGATCCGGCTTATAGCGACGCATCCCAACATGGACATCATCGCCCTTGGGGCCAATTCCAAGGCGGGGCAATCCATGGCGCAGGTGTTTCCACATCTACGGCATCTCGACCTGCCGGATTTGGTTAAGATCGAGGATATCGACTTTACCAAGGTTGATCTGTGCTTTTGCGCGTTGCCGCATAAGACCAGCCAGGAGGTGATTTCGGCCTTGCCACATGACCTGCGGATTGTGGATCTGAGCGCCGATTTCCGGCTCCGCGATCCGGAGGCGTATGAGACCTGGTATGGCAATCCGCACAGCGCCGTGGAAATGCAGGGCGAAGCGGTCTACGGGCTGACCGAGTTTTATCGCGAGGCCATTGCCAAGGCGCGCCTGGTGGCGGGCACGGGCTGCAATGCGGCGACCGGGCAATACGTGCTCCGGCCCTTGATTGCGGATGGTGTGATCGACCTGGATGACATCATTCTGGATCTCAAATGCGGGGTGTCCGGGGCAGGGCGCAGTCTTAAGGAAAACCTGCTGCATGCCGAATTGTCAGAGGGGTATCACGCCTACGCTTTGGGCGGGACGCACCGGCATCTGGGAGAATTCGATCAGGAGTTTTCCGCCATTGCCGGGCGTGAGGTGAAAATTCAGTTTACCCCGCATCTCATTCCCGCTAACCGCGGGATTCTGGCCACGGGCTATGTCAAAGGCGACCCGGATGCGGTTTATGCGTCCTTGCAAAACGCCTATGCCGATGAGCCGTTCATCGAGGTACTGCCCATGGGCGAGGCCCCAAGCACGCGGCATATCCGCGGCAGCAACTTTTGCCATATCGGCGTCAGCCGGGACCGGATCGAAGGGCGCGCGATCGTCGTTGCTGCGCTGGATAACCTGACCAAAGGGTCCAGCGGGCAGGCCTTGCAAAACGCCAATCTGATGTTAGGTGAGGATGAAACCGTGGGGCTGATGCTGGCCCCCGTGTTCCCGTAG
- a CDS encoding glutamate racemase, producing the protein MAVGIFDSGLGGLTVLDAIEARLPDLPLLYLGDNAHTPYGVRDADDIFKLTDAHVRRLWDEGCNLVILACNTASAAALRRMQEAGVPEGKRVLGVFVPLIEALTERQWGDNSPPREVAVKHAALFATPATVSSRAFQRELAFRAIGVDVEAQACGGVVDAIEEGDMILAEALVRSHVDALKRKMPDPQAAVLGCTHYPLMEHVFQDALGSDVAVYSQPKLVADSLSDYLDRRPDMVGEGSGTRFLTTGDPKTVSDRATLFLRRRIAFEAA; encoded by the coding sequence ATGGCAGTTGGCATTTTTGATAGCGGTCTGGGTGGGTTAACCGTGCTTGACGCGATCGAGGCGCGGCTGCCGGATCTGCCGCTTTTGTATCTGGGCGACAATGCGCATACGCCTTATGGCGTGCGGGATGCGGATGACATTTTCAAACTCACCGATGCACATGTACGCAGGCTTTGGGATGAGGGCTGCAACCTTGTGATCCTAGCGTGCAACACGGCCTCAGCCGCGGCGTTGCGGCGCATGCAAGAAGCAGGGGTGCCAGAGGGCAAGCGCGTTTTGGGCGTGTTTGTACCCTTGATCGAAGCACTGACCGAACGGCAATGGGGGGATAACTCTCCTCCGCGCGAAGTTGCGGTCAAACACGCAGCTCTGTTTGCAACTCCTGCCACTGTCAGCAGCCGTGCGTTTCAACGCGAGTTGGCTTTTCGCGCGATTGGCGTTGATGTCGAGGCGCAGGCCTGTGGCGGGGTGGTGGATGCCATCGAAGAGGGCGACATGATTTTGGCCGAGGCATTGGTGCGCAGCCATGTTGATGCGCTCAAACGCAAGATGCCCGACCCGCAAGCTGCCGTGCTGGGGTGCACACATTACCCGTTGATGGAGCATGTGTTTCAGGATGCGCTTGGGTCGGACGTTGCGGTTTATTCGCAACCGAAACTGGTCGCCGACAGCCTCAGCGACTATCTGGACCGGCGGCCTGATATGGTCGGTGAGGGGAGTGGCACGCGGTTTTTGACCACAGGTGATCCCAAGACGGTTTCAGACCGAGCCACGCTGTTTTTGCGACGACGCATCGCGTTTGAGGCGGCCTGA
- a CDS encoding lysophospholipid acyltransferase family protein: protein MRQDRHIARDISYAYSAQTRGGRAMIRTMENLTGRIRLIKRAEGYEHEVAAGRDFWQVMVERYGLSLEVTGGSLANIPAEGPLIVIANHPYGILDGLMMGHILSQTRGDFRILANSVFRKAEDLNRVVLPVSFDETKEAVALNLQTRKTALNYLGQGGAIGIFPGGTVSTGARPFGQPLDPSWRSFTARMIAKSGAKVVPIYFEGHTSRLFQVASHLHSTLRMGLLIKEFGKRVDTPVEVAIGKPIAQHEFAERATDAKSLMAFLRHKTYELANGAVDPNALGFEFE, encoded by the coding sequence ATGCGTCAGGATCGCCATATCGCACGCGACATCAGCTACGCCTATTCCGCGCAAACGCGCGGTGGTCGGGCGATGATCCGCACGATGGAGAACCTGACGGGACGCATCCGCCTGATCAAACGCGCCGAAGGTTATGAGCATGAGGTCGCGGCAGGGCGTGATTTCTGGCAGGTGATGGTTGAACGCTACGGTCTGAGCCTTGAAGTCACAGGCGGCAGCCTTGCCAACATTCCCGCTGAAGGCCCTCTTATTGTGATCGCCAATCATCCTTACGGCATTCTTGATGGCCTGATGATGGGCCACATCCTGAGCCAGACGCGGGGTGATTTCCGCATTCTGGCCAATTCGGTGTTTCGCAAAGCCGAAGATCTCAACCGTGTGGTTCTTCCGGTGAGTTTTGATGAAACCAAGGAGGCTGTGGCCCTCAACCTTCAGACAAGAAAAACTGCACTCAACTATTTGGGTCAAGGTGGTGCCATCGGCATTTTCCCCGGCGGTACCGTCAGCACGGGCGCACGCCCTTTTGGGCAACCGCTTGATCCCAGCTGGCGCAGTTTCACGGCGCGCATGATTGCGAAATCGGGGGCCAAGGTGGTGCCTATCTACTTCGAAGGTCATACCAGCCGATTGTTCCAGGTAGCCAGCCATCTGCACTCGACCTTGCGTATGGGATTGTTGATCAAGGAATTCGGGAAACGTGTGGACACACCTGTTGAGGTGGCCATCGGTAAGCCGATTGCGCAACATGAATTTGCTGAGCGTGCCACAGACGCGAAATCCCTCATGGCCTTTTTGCGCCATAAGACGTATGAGCTTGCCAATGGCGCGGTTGATCCCAACGCGCTTGGGTTTGAATTCGAATAA
- a CDS encoding indolepyruvate ferredoxin oxidoreductase family protein, giving the protein MSDQKISLNDRLNLEKSPILLNGTQALVRLMLTQAARDKAAGHNTAGYVTGYRGSPLGAVDMQMARAEKTLTGANVTFQPGLNEDLAATALWGTQQAELRGEGKYDGVFGLWYGKGPGVDRTGDVMRHANMAGTSPLGGVLMAMGDDHTGESSTVCHQSDWAMVDTYMPVLSPAGVQEILDFGLYGFALSRFAGVWCGLKTMKDTVEVTSVVDGRTDRMSFVTPEFEMPEGGLNIRLADHWIAQEARMIDHKRFAAEAFSHANKIDRRMMGKPGAKIGFVAAGKNWLDLVHALDLLGIDADEAERLGLTTYKVGQTFPMDMKGFNEWAEALDLIVVVEEKRKLIEIQIKEAIFDNRQGRRVYGWYKGGAGGLHEEELFPTRMALDPVMVAEKIGGILVEEGRGTDRVKAGLQAIEEAKKADNAKDMASRLPYFCAGCPHNSSTKLPDGSRAYAGIGCHFMVQWMDRDTVGFTHMGGEGANWVGEAPFSKRDHVFQNLGDGTYNHSGVQAIRATLAAGTNITYKILFNDAVAMTGGQGNEGGLSPDRIARELQAMGVEHVAVVFDAKEEPRKSDFPSGIGWHERAELPAVQEKFQNIKGVSAIVYIQTCAAEKRRRRKRGSFPDPDKRVFINSDVCEGCGDCGVQSNCVAIVPKDTELGRKRAIDQSSCNKDFSCVKGFCPSFVTLEGAKIRKDSAVDLELPYIAPPALPKIKGTYNVVITGVGGTGVVTIGAVMAQAAQIDGKGAGMMEMAGLAQKGGAVHVHCRLAESPEDISAIRVATGECDALIGGDLVVSAGAKTLGLTRQGRTGAVVNSHEIITGAFTQDTEFTIPADRLQLALEARLQKDVHFFDAHELARASMGDAIYANMLVFGAAWQKGLVPLSKASIDEAIELNGAAVEQNLRAFEVGRWAATHPDDAMNLYTAEVVQKPKTIEEKITFRADHLAAYQGLRLAKRYRKLVDGIEDARVKESVARAYHKLLSYKDEYEVARLLLSSRQKAGEEFSGDFKMNYHLAPPIFGGKGPDGRPKKREFGAWVETPLRLLTKLKGLRGTPFDLFGYSRERRMERKLIRQYQKDMAKVLPKLDDQTRDAIVALAELPLQIRGFGPVKEANAQKAAKQREDLLALIQSGGTPLSQAAE; this is encoded by the coding sequence ATGAGCGATCAGAAGATATCTCTCAATGATCGGCTGAATCTTGAGAAATCACCCATTTTGCTGAATGGAACACAGGCGCTTGTGCGGCTGATGCTGACGCAGGCCGCGCGGGACAAGGCGGCGGGTCACAACACGGCTGGCTATGTGACCGGCTATCGCGGCTCTCCGCTGGGTGCTGTCGATATGCAAATGGCTCGCGCCGAAAAAACCCTGACCGGGGCCAATGTAACATTCCAGCCGGGTCTCAACGAAGATCTCGCGGCCACAGCGCTTTGGGGTACCCAACAGGCCGAGTTGCGCGGTGAAGGCAAATATGATGGCGTATTTGGTCTTTGGTACGGCAAGGGGCCAGGTGTGGATCGCACTGGCGATGTGATGCGTCATGCCAATATGGCTGGAACGTCCCCCCTTGGGGGTGTCCTTATGGCGATGGGAGACGATCACACCGGAGAAAGCTCGACTGTGTGTCATCAATCCGACTGGGCGATGGTCGATACCTATATGCCGGTCTTGTCGCCTGCAGGTGTTCAGGAAATCCTCGATTTTGGCCTTTATGGCTTTGCGCTGTCTCGCTTTGCGGGGGTCTGGTGTGGGCTGAAAACCATGAAGGACACGGTCGAAGTCACCAGCGTTGTGGACGGGCGCACCGACCGGATGTCTTTTGTCACGCCTGAGTTTGAGATGCCGGAAGGTGGATTGAACATCCGTCTCGCCGATCACTGGATCGCGCAGGAAGCGCGGATGATCGATCACAAACGCTTTGCCGCTGAGGCGTTTTCCCATGCCAACAAGATCGACAGGCGCATGATGGGCAAACCCGGGGCGAAGATCGGCTTTGTTGCGGCGGGTAAGAACTGGCTCGATCTTGTGCATGCGCTTGATTTGCTGGGCATTGATGCGGATGAGGCCGAGCGGCTGGGTCTGACGACATATAAAGTCGGGCAGACGTTTCCGATGGACATGAAAGGGTTCAACGAGTGGGCCGAAGCGCTGGACCTCATCGTCGTGGTCGAGGAAAAACGCAAACTCATTGAAATCCAGATCAAGGAAGCGATTTTCGATAATCGTCAGGGGCGCCGTGTTTACGGATGGTACAAAGGCGGGGCCGGCGGTCTGCATGAAGAAGAGCTTTTCCCAACCCGTATGGCGCTTGATCCTGTCATGGTTGCCGAAAAGATTGGCGGTATTCTTGTCGAGGAAGGGCGCGGCACGGATCGCGTGAAAGCAGGCCTGCAAGCTATTGAGGAAGCAAAGAAAGCCGATAATGCCAAAGATATGGCATCGCGGCTTCCGTATTTCTGTGCCGGGTGTCCGCATAACAGCTCGACCAAGCTGCCTGACGGGAGCCGTGCTTATGCCGGAATCGGATGTCATTTCATGGTGCAATGGATGGATCGCGATACGGTGGGCTTTACCCATATGGGCGGCGAAGGGGCCAACTGGGTCGGGGAAGCACCGTTTTCCAAGCGCGACCATGTCTTCCAGAACCTGGGCGACGGCACCTACAATCATTCCGGCGTCCAAGCCATTCGCGCGACCCTCGCGGCAGGGACGAACATCACCTACAAAATTCTGTTCAATGACGCCGTAGCCATGACCGGCGGGCAGGGCAATGAAGGGGGCTTGTCCCCAGATCGCATTGCTCGGGAATTGCAGGCCATGGGAGTGGAGCATGTCGCGGTGGTGTTTGATGCCAAGGAGGAGCCACGCAAAAGCGACTTCCCGTCTGGCATTGGCTGGCATGAACGTGCTGAGCTGCCTGCGGTTCAGGAAAAATTTCAGAATATCAAGGGCGTGTCGGCCATTGTTTACATCCAGACATGTGCCGCTGAGAAACGCCGCCGCCGCAAGCGCGGCAGTTTTCCGGACCCTGATAAGCGGGTGTTCATCAATTCGGATGTCTGCGAAGGCTGCGGGGATTGCGGCGTGCAATCAAACTGCGTGGCGATCGTGCCGAAAGATACCGAACTGGGCCGCAAACGGGCCATTGATCAATCCAGCTGCAACAAGGATTTCAGCTGTGTGAAGGGCTTCTGCCCGTCATTTGTCACACTGGAAGGCGCAAAAATCCGCAAGGATTCGGCTGTTGATCTTGAACTGCCCTATATCGCGCCGCCCGCGCTGCCTAAGATCAAGGGAACTTATAACGTGGTGATCACCGGGGTCGGGGGCACGGGCGTTGTGACCATCGGGGCTGTGATGGCGCAGGCGGCCCAAATTGACGGCAAGGGCGCGGGCATGATGGAGATGGCCGGTCTGGCGCAAAAGGGCGGTGCGGTGCATGTGCATTGCCGTTTGGCCGAAAGCCCAGAGGACATCAGCGCGATTCGTGTGGCCACCGGTGAATGCGATGCGCTCATCGGCGGCGATCTTGTGGTCAGTGCGGGGGCAAAAACCCTTGGTCTGACGCGCCAGGGGCGCACTGGGGCCGTGGTTAACAGCCATGAGATCATCACTGGCGCCTTCACACAGGATACGGAATTCACCATTCCTGCGGATCGCCTGCAGCTCGCGCTGGAGGCGCGGTTGCAAAAAGACGTGCATTTCTTTGATGCGCATGAACTGGCGCGGGCAAGCATGGGGGATGCGATTTATGCCAATATGCTGGTATTCGGCGCGGCCTGGCAAAAGGGGCTGGTGCCTTTGTCGAAAGCGTCGATTGATGAAGCGATTGAGTTGAACGGCGCGGCGGTTGAGCAAAACTTGAGGGCCTTTGAGGTCGGTCGCTGGGCAGCCACGCATCCTGATGATGCTATGAATCTGTACACCGCTGAAGTGGTGCAAAAGCCCAAGACGATTGAGGAAAAGATTACGTTCCGCGCCGATCATTTGGCGGCCTATCAGGGGCTGCGCTTGGCCAAGAGATATCGCAAGCTGGTGGACGGGATCGAAGATGCTCGGGTGAAGGAATCCGTTGCGCGAGCGTATCACAAGCTCTTGTCGTACAAGGATGAATATGAGGTGGCGCGGCTTTTGTTGTCGTCACGCCAGAAGGCTGGAGAAGAGTTTTCCGGCGATTTCAAAATGAACTACCACCTTGCGCCGCCGATCTTTGGTGGCAAAGGGCCTGACGGGCGTCCGAAGAAACGCGAATTTGGGGCGTGGGTTGAAACGCCGCTACGTTTGTTAACCAAGCTGAAGGGTTTGCGCGGCACGCCTTTCGACCTCTTTGGCTATAGCCGTGAACGGCGCATGGAACGCAAGTTGATCAGGCAATATCAGAAGGATATGGCCAAGGTTCTGCCCAAGCTGGATGACCAAACGAGGGATGCCATTGTTGCACTGGCAGAGCTTCCCCTACAAATCCGTGGTTTTGGCCCGGTGAAAGAGGCAAATGCCCAAAAGGCGGCCAAACAGCGTGAGGACTTGCTGGCCTTGATCCAGTCCGGGGGCACACCGCTGTCGCAAGCCGCGGAATAA
- a CDS encoding LysR family transcriptional regulator yields the protein MDWDKLRIFHAVADAGSLTHAGDQLHLSQSAVSRQVRALEESLNVTLFHRHARGLILTEQGELLFDATRAMMKRLDAATARIRDSEEEVFGELRVTTTIGFGTLWLAPRLPKLFEKYPDLNIDLMLEERVLDLPMREADVAIRMKEPSQADLIRKRLMSVHMCLFATPEYLQENGTPQEQKDLSNHRILCQNPRSAQVGAAATLVAELMTNDVTSMLTVNNYFGVLQGVLHNIGIGVLPDYLSRDFPDLVRVLPDVHSVEVPVFLAYPEELRHSQRIAAFRDFVQEEIVIYRKTMKAQSLTSA from the coding sequence ATGGATTGGGATAAATTACGGATTTTTCATGCGGTCGCAGATGCCGGAAGCCTCACCCATGCGGGCGATCAGCTTCATTTGTCGCAATCGGCCGTTTCAAGGCAGGTGCGCGCGCTGGAAGAATCACTTAATGTGACGCTTTTCCACCGTCATGCGCGCGGGTTGATCCTGACCGAACAGGGCGAGCTTCTGTTCGACGCCACACGCGCGATGATGAAACGATTGGACGCAGCCACTGCGCGCATTCGCGATAGCGAAGAAGAGGTGTTTGGCGAGCTGCGCGTGACAACCACGATCGGCTTTGGCACGCTATGGCTAGCGCCGCGTCTGCCGAAGCTCTTTGAAAAGTACCCCGACCTGAATATTGACCTCATGCTGGAAGAACGCGTGCTGGACCTGCCCATGCGCGAGGCGGATGTCGCCATTCGGATGAAAGAACCAAGCCAGGCTGATTTGATCCGCAAGCGACTTATGAGCGTGCATATGTGCCTCTTTGCGACGCCAGAGTACCTGCAAGAAAATGGCACGCCCCAGGAGCAAAAAGACCTCAGCAATCACCGCATTCTATGCCAGAACCCGCGCTCGGCTCAGGTGGGCGCGGCCGCGACACTCGTGGCAGAGCTCATGACCAATGATGTGACTTCAATGCTGACCGTGAACAACTATTTCGGCGTTCTGCAGGGGGTATTGCACAATATCGGCATTGGCGTCCTGCCTGACTATCTGAGTCGCGACTTTCCCGATCTGGTACGTGTCTTGCCGGACGTGCATTCCGTAGAAGTCCCGGTTTTTCTCGCTTACCCAGAGGAATTGCGGCATTCGCAGCGCATCGCGGCATTCCGGGATTTTGTTCAAGAAGAGATCGTGATTTATCGAAAAACGATGAAAGCACAATCCCTTACGTCTGCGTAA
- a CDS encoding GNAT family N-acetyltransferase — translation MTITLRKPSLDELPALSLLCQRSKAHWGYDAAFMKACEAELTLSDDALDQPIMLAETGDEIAGVAQLDWEGSDMDLDRLYIDPPFIGQGVGRVLFDWCVTTAKSMDAARLLIDAEPSAVKFYEKMGAVQIGMRPSGSIPGRFLPQLEFVLR, via the coding sequence ATGACCATCACGCTTAGAAAGCCGTCTTTGGATGAATTGCCCGCCCTTTCGCTACTCTGCCAGCGGTCAAAGGCGCATTGGGGGTATGACGCTGCCTTCATGAAGGCCTGCGAAGCAGAACTGACATTGAGTGACGACGCACTCGACCAACCAATCATGCTGGCAGAAACAGGTGATGAAATTGCGGGCGTGGCGCAGCTTGACTGGGAAGGGTCGGATATGGATCTCGACCGGCTCTATATTGACCCGCCCTTTATCGGCCAAGGTGTTGGACGTGTCTTGTTTGACTGGTGCGTAACCACGGCCAAAAGCATGGACGCCGCGCGGCTTTTGATCGATGCGGAACCAAGTGCCGTTAAGTTCTATGAGAAAATGGGCGCCGTTCAGATTGGGATGCGCCCGTCCGGCTCCATCCCAGGTCGGTTTCTGCCACAGCTGGAGTTTGTGCTTAGATAA
- a CDS encoding M24 family metallopeptidase — MSLFPDAEYAARLKVIQAGMAQHELGALLLTTEHDILYLTGFLTRFWQSPTRPWYLLVPASGKPIAVIPSIGAALMGRGWIEDIRTWPAPVPGDDGVGLLAQTLKEVGGPVGIPSHLETHLRMPLADFEALKAQTQMSFGPDHGILANARAVKSEAEIAKIETICSVAGRAFARMGEIAGEGVPLSTVFRNFQRLLLEEGADWVPYLSGGAGPDGYDDVISPASDTPLKAGDVLMLDTGAMKDGYFCDYDRNFSVGQPSQEAANAHSRLMEAVAAGLETARPGACACDLWRVMADIVGGGETTGRLGHALGLQLTEGLSLIQADETELKPGMVITLEPGIETVEGRMMVHEENIVITTGAPRLLSPLAGSELTVI, encoded by the coding sequence GTGAGCCTGTTTCCTGACGCCGAATACGCCGCGCGGCTCAAAGTTATCCAGGCGGGCATGGCGCAACATGAGCTTGGCGCGCTACTTTTGACGACAGAACATGACATCCTGTACCTCACCGGCTTTTTGACCCGGTTTTGGCAAAGCCCGACGCGGCCCTGGTATCTGTTGGTCCCGGCCAGTGGCAAACCCATTGCCGTCATCCCATCCATCGGGGCGGCGCTTATGGGGCGGGGGTGGATCGAGGATATTCGCACCTGGCCTGCGCCTGTGCCAGGGGATGATGGGGTGGGCTTATTGGCGCAGACGCTGAAAGAGGTTGGTGGGCCGGTTGGCATTCCGTCGCATTTGGAAACGCATCTGCGTATGCCCTTGGCAGATTTTGAGGCGCTGAAAGCACAGACGCAGATGTCGTTCGGCCCAGACCACGGCATACTCGCAAACGCACGTGCGGTGAAATCCGAGGCCGAGATTGCCAAGATCGAAACCATTTGTTCGGTGGCGGGTCGTGCCTTTGCACGTATGGGTGAGATCGCAGGCGAAGGCGTTCCTCTCTCAACGGTATTTCGTAACTTCCAACGTCTTTTGCTCGAAGAAGGCGCGGACTGGGTGCCGTATCTTTCGGGTGGCGCCGGGCCAGACGGATATGACGATGTGATCTCACCGGCCAGTGACACGCCCCTGAAGGCAGGGGATGTGCTCATGCTAGACACTGGGGCGATGAAGGACGGGTACTTCTGCGACTATGACCGAAACTTTTCCGTGGGCCAGCCCTCACAAGAAGCCGCAAATGCGCATAGCCGTCTGATGGAGGCCGTGGCCGCTGGGTTGGAGACCGCACGTCCCGGTGCCTGTGCCTGTGATCTGTGGCGCGTGATGGCCGATATTGTGGGCGGAGGGGAGACTACCGGACGGCTGGGACATGCTTTGGGCCTGCAACTGACCGAAGGGCTTTCGCTCATTCAGGCCGATGAAACCGAGCTCAAGCCAGGAATGGTGATTACATTAGAGCCGGGGATTGAAACGGTGGAGGGGCGTATGATGGTGCATGAAGAAAACATCGTCATAACAACCGGTGCCCCCCGGCTGTTGTCACCTTTGGCGGGCAGCGAGTTGACCGTTATCTAA
- a CDS encoding pyridoxal-phosphate dependent enzyme, translating to MKIIQNPWRGKALPDDILNEIPMPSTDGDAVEALLKQCPSASETPLVKASGLPGSVWIKDERERMGLGSFKALGAAYVIACEAVEAETEDLSTSLTGRTYVTASAGNHGMSVAAGAHIFGADAVIYLADTVPESFANRLRDKGARVVREGAEYEASVEAAMKAAVENNWVLLSDTSWPGYVMRPHRLMEGYLAMAAEATRQMPVVPTHIFLQAGVGGLAGACAAYFRKAWGDAPQILVVEPSEAPALQAAIEAGQFVTAEGGVSAMGRLDCKEASLIALKGLSRDADAFVTVTEAEAEEVLSELASQSLATTESGGAGVAALRLMDLPEDAVSLCILSEMAQ from the coding sequence ATGAAGATCATCCAGAACCCGTGGCGGGGTAAAGCCTTGCCAGATGACATCCTGAACGAAATTCCGATGCCCAGTACGGATGGCGACGCTGTTGAGGCATTGTTGAAGCAATGCCCCTCGGCAAGTGAAACGCCGTTGGTCAAGGCCAGCGGATTGCCGGGGTCCGTCTGGATCAAGGATGAGCGTGAGCGTATGGGCCTTGGCAGCTTCAAGGCGCTTGGCGCGGCCTACGTGATCGCATGTGAAGCTGTGGAAGCAGAGACCGAGGATCTCAGCACCTCTTTGACCGGGCGCACTTATGTGACGGCAAGCGCGGGCAATCACGGCATGTCGGTCGCCGCGGGCGCGCACATCTTTGGGGCGGATGCGGTGATCTATCTTGCCGATACGGTGCCAGAAAGCTTTGCGAATCGTCTGCGTGACAAAGGTGCGCGTGTGGTGCGGGAAGGGGCCGAATATGAGGCTAGCGTCGAGGCCGCTATGAAGGCAGCGGTAGAAAACAACTGGGTGCTTTTGTCTGATACGTCATGGCCCGGCTATGTGATGCGCCCGCACAGGTTAATGGAAGGTTACTTGGCCATGGCCGCCGAGGCCACGCGCCAGATGCCAGTGGTGCCCACCCATATCTTTTTGCAAGCCGGCGTCGGTGGCTTGGCTGGGGCCTGTGCGGCTTACTTCCGCAAGGCTTGGGGCGATGCACCTCAGATACTAGTGGTGGAGCCATCAGAGGCCCCCGCACTTCAGGCCGCGATCGAGGCCGGGCAATTCGTCACGGCTGAGGGTGGCGTGTCGGCCATGGGGCGGCTGGACTGCAAGGAAGCATCTTTGATCGCACTGAAAGGTCTGTCACGCGATGCCGATGCGTTTGTCACAGTCACAGAAGCTGAAGCTGAGGAAGTTTTATCTGAACTGGCAAGCCAAAGTCTGGCGACAACAGAATCCGGCGGTGCAGGCGTTGCCGCTTTGCGTTTGATGGACCTGCCTGAGGACGCCGTTAGCCTGTGTATTCTCAGCGAGATGGCGCAGTGA